The following coding sequences are from one Rathayibacter sp. VKM Ac-2760 window:
- a CDS encoding sugar kinase: MTSGSAVGGVLLAMGETMAVLVPCGGSVADADDFLVDAGGAESNVLAHAAALGVPVRWHSRLGADALGERVLRQLAERRIDVSRVVRDPGHPTGVYVKDPGRGVSYYRAGSAAAFLDSADADAAPFDDVALLHLSGITAALSPSADRFLRRAAVRARELGVPVSLDVNHRAALWSAADAAPVLAELVRLADVVFVGRDEAETLWGTRTAADVRALFPDVAELVVKDGHIGATAFCAELDDGVVFEPSHEVEVLDAVGAGDAFAGGYLAALLQGADPGARLRRGHDRAALTLAVAGDSLDERTARP; encoded by the coding sequence CGTGCTGGTGCCCTGCGGCGGCTCGGTCGCCGACGCGGACGACTTCCTGGTCGACGCGGGCGGTGCGGAGTCGAACGTGCTCGCGCACGCGGCGGCGCTGGGCGTCCCGGTGCGCTGGCACAGCCGGCTCGGCGCCGACGCGCTCGGCGAGCGGGTGCTGCGGCAGCTGGCGGAGCGGCGGATCGACGTCTCGCGCGTCGTCCGCGACCCCGGTCATCCCACCGGCGTCTACGTGAAGGACCCCGGCCGCGGAGTCAGCTACTACCGGGCGGGTTCGGCCGCGGCGTTCCTCGACTCCGCCGATGCCGATGCCGCGCCGTTCGACGACGTGGCGCTGCTGCACCTCTCCGGGATCACCGCGGCGCTGTCCCCGAGTGCCGACCGCTTCCTCCGGCGCGCGGCCGTCCGCGCCCGCGAGCTCGGCGTCCCGGTGAGCCTCGACGTCAACCACCGCGCCGCGCTCTGGAGCGCCGCCGACGCCGCGCCGGTGCTCGCCGAGCTGGTGCGACTGGCCGACGTGGTCTTCGTCGGCCGCGACGAGGCGGAGACCCTCTGGGGCACCCGCACCGCCGCGGACGTCCGCGCGCTCTTCCCGGACGTCGCCGAGCTCGTCGTCAAGGACGGCCACATCGGCGCGACGGCGTTCTGCGCGGAGCTCGACGACGGCGTGGTCTTCGAGCCCTCGCACGAGGTGGAGGTGCTCGACGCGGTCGGAGCGGGCGACGCCTTCGCCGGCGGCTACCTGGCCGCCCTGCTCCAGGGCGCCGACCCCGGAGCGCGCCTGCGCCGCGGCCACGACCGCGCCGCCCTCACCCTCGCCGTGGCGGGCGACTCCCTCGACGAGAGAACGGCACGACCATGA
- a CDS encoding bifunctional 4-hydroxy-2-oxoglutarate aldolase/2-dehydro-3-deoxy-phosphogluconate aldolase, with protein MTSPFDDIFSGPPLMAILRGMGVERSIALATTAWDLGIDSVEVPLQTAEDEVALREVARLGAERGKTVGAGTIVRPEQVALAREAGAGYLVSPGLDQRILAAAGAVDLPLLPGVATPSEVQLAASLGLTWLKAFPATWLGAGWFKHIRGPFPGIRFVATGGLDAANVSDFLDAGVRVAAVGSALEDPAQLERLGALLTAARA; from the coding sequence ATGACCAGCCCCTTCGACGACATCTTCTCGGGCCCCCCGCTGATGGCGATCCTGCGCGGGATGGGCGTGGAGCGCTCGATCGCGCTCGCGACCACCGCCTGGGACCTCGGCATCGACTCCGTCGAGGTGCCACTGCAGACCGCGGAGGACGAGGTGGCCCTCCGCGAGGTCGCCCGCCTCGGTGCCGAGCGCGGCAAGACCGTCGGAGCGGGCACGATCGTCCGACCAGAGCAGGTCGCCCTCGCCCGCGAGGCCGGCGCCGGCTACCTCGTCTCGCCGGGCCTCGACCAGCGCATCCTCGCCGCGGCCGGCGCCGTCGACCTCCCGCTGCTGCCCGGAGTCGCGACGCCCTCGGAGGTGCAGCTCGCCGCCTCGCTCGGCCTGACCTGGCTGAAGGCCTTCCCCGCGACCTGGCTCGGCGCGGGCTGGTTCAAGCACATCCGCGGACCCTTCCCCGGCATCCGCTTCGTCGCGACCGGCGGTCTCGACGCCGCCAACGTCTCCGACTTCCTCGACGCGGGCGTCCGCGTCGCCGCCGTCGGCTCCGCCCTCGAGGACCCGGCCCAGCTCGAGCGCCTGGGCGCCCTCCTCACCGCCGCCCGCGCCTGA
- a CDS encoding HNH endonuclease signature motif containing protein encodes MKEDEDAAALAEVRDCFDDSAADERSTSPTRLRAAERLHRGYRLALTIPEAFARGASRSETRDLVERSIRAELAVAYSQSEREVSRRLETAQMLMEHLPLTRALLRDGRILWDVGEAICRTASSLPEESRTALDERAAEAAVTMTTAQLRRALSRWREELHEQPLAERHARAKEDRAVWVTPDVDGMATLCLHAPAPAVTGAYDRLRRIARILRDEGDPRTLQQLSADAAVDLLCDGDIAGTTPDAEHRPDPTFVPGVRAEVRLTLAASTAVGLDDAPADLDGYGPVPAEIARELIRTAASFTRVLTDPDTGAVVSVGRTWRVPPPQMRLHLQLRDQTCRFPGCTRSASTSEADHTREWRRGGETSLENLVSLCTSHHHVRHGDQWSYDRDDEDGAIIWTTPTGRRISTRPPPLPGRPPDPPPGPRFVDVPAPF; translated from the coding sequence ATGAAAGAAGATGAGGATGCAGCAGCACTCGCGGAGGTGCGCGACTGCTTCGACGACTCCGCTGCCGATGAGCGCTCCACCTCACCGACGCGCCTCCGAGCAGCCGAGCGCCTGCACCGCGGCTACCGACTCGCGCTGACCATCCCGGAGGCCTTCGCCCGCGGCGCTTCGCGGAGTGAGACCCGGGATCTCGTCGAACGCTCCATCCGCGCCGAGCTCGCGGTGGCGTACAGCCAGTCCGAGCGAGAGGTGTCCCGCCGCCTCGAGACCGCGCAGATGCTCATGGAGCACCTCCCCCTCACCCGCGCCCTGCTGCGCGACGGCCGGATCCTGTGGGACGTCGGCGAGGCGATCTGCCGCACCGCGAGCAGCCTCCCCGAGGAGTCCCGCACGGCACTCGACGAGCGCGCGGCCGAGGCCGCCGTCACGATGACCACCGCGCAGTTGCGCCGTGCCCTGAGCCGCTGGCGGGAGGAGCTGCACGAGCAGCCCCTCGCCGAGCGCCACGCACGCGCGAAGGAAGACCGGGCCGTGTGGGTCACGCCGGACGTGGACGGGATGGCGACGCTCTGTCTGCACGCTCCCGCCCCGGCAGTGACCGGTGCTTACGACCGGCTGCGCCGCATCGCCCGGATCCTTCGCGACGAGGGCGATCCGCGCACCCTGCAACAGCTGAGCGCGGATGCCGCGGTCGACCTGCTCTGCGACGGCGACATCGCCGGCACCACCCCCGACGCCGAGCACCGGCCGGACCCGACGTTCGTCCCCGGTGTCCGCGCCGAGGTGCGACTGACGCTCGCCGCTTCCACCGCCGTCGGTCTCGACGACGCCCCCGCGGACCTCGACGGCTACGGCCCTGTGCCCGCGGAGATCGCCCGGGAGCTGATCCGCACCGCCGCTTCCTTCACCCGGGTTCTCACCGACCCGGACACCGGGGCGGTCGTCTCCGTCGGAAGGACCTGGCGCGTGCCCCCGCCGCAGATGCGCCTCCATCTCCAGCTGCGGGACCAGACCTGCCGGTTCCCCGGCTGCACCCGCAGCGCGTCGACAAGTGAGGCCGATCACACGCGCGAATGGCGCCGCGGCGGCGAGACCTCCCTCGAGAACCTGGTGTCGCTCTGCACGTCCCATCACCACGTGCGGCACGGGGATCAGTGGAGCTACGACAGGGACGACGAGGACGGGGCCATCATCTGGACGACCCCGACGGGACGGCGCATCAGCACCCGGCCGCCGCCGCTGCCCGGGCGACCGCCGGACCCGCCGCCGGGACCGCGGTTCGTCGACGTGCCGGCGCCGTTCTGA